In Osmerus eperlanus chromosome 17, fOsmEpe2.1, whole genome shotgun sequence, a single genomic region encodes these proteins:
- the slc25a3a gene encoding solute carrier family 25 member 3a isoform X1 yields MYPTVLTQLARANPFSAPLFSLQKVEEPKQSLPANGQNRRLAAAAVADSDVSCDFGSSKYYALCGFGGILSCGITHTAVVPLDLVKCRLQVDPDKYRSIGNGFSVTLKEDGVRGLAKGWAPTFIGYSMQGLCKFGFYEMFKIFYSDLLGEENTYLWRTSLYLAASASAEFFADIALAPMEACKVRIQTKPGYANNLRQCAPKMFAEEGVWAFYKGVVPLWMRQIPYTMMKFSCFERTVELLYKHAVPKPRSECTKGEQLIVTFVAGYIAGVFCAIVSHPADSVVSVLNKESGSTALGVLKKLGPKGVWKGLVARIIMIGTLTALQWFIYDSVKVYFRLPRPPPPEMPESLKKKLGLTE; encoded by the exons ATGTACCCGACCGTCCTAACGCAGCTTGCCCGGGCCAACCCATTCAGTGCCCCGCTATTCTCCCTGCAAAAAGTAGAGGAACCTAAACAGAGCCTTCCCGCAAATGGACAGAACCGAAGGCTCGCCGCCGCAGCAGTGGCTG ACTCTGATGTGAGCTGTGATTTTGGCTCAAGCAAGTACTATGCCCTGTGTGGGTTTGGGGGGATCCTAAGCTGCGgcataacacacacagctgtcgtACCCCTCGACCTTGTCAAGTGCCGGCTCCAG GTCGACCCAGACAAGTACCGAAGCATTGGGAACGGCTTTTCCGTCACGCTGAAAGAGGATGGTGTCAGAGGCTTGGCCAAGGGCTGGGCCCCCACCTTTATCGGCTACTCCATGCAGGGACTCTGCAAGTTTGGCTTCTACGAGATGTTCAAGATCTTCTACAGTGACCTGCTGGGAGAG GAAAACACCTATCTGTGGAGGACGTCTCTGTACCTGGCGGCCTCCGCCAGTGCTGAGTTCTTCGCTGACATAGCCCTGGCTCCCATGGAGGCGTGCAAAGTGCGCATCCAGACCAAGCCCGGCTACGCCAACAACCTCAGACAGTGCGCTCCCAAGATGTTTGCAGAGGAGGGTGTCTGGGC GTTCTACAAGGGTGTGGTTCCCCTGTGGATGAGGCAGATCCCCTACACCATGATGAAGTTCTCCTGCTTTGAGCGCACCGTGGAGCTGCTGTACAAGCACGCCGTGCCCAAGCCCCGCAGCGAGTGCACCAAGGGCGAGCAGCTGATCGTCACATTCGTAGCTGGTTATATTG CTGGTGTGTTCTGTGCCATCGTGTCCCATCCTGCTGACTCTGTGGTGTCTGTCCTGAACAAGGAGAGTGGCAGCACTGCATTAGGGGTGCTCAAGAAGCTCGGGCCCAAAG GAGTGTGGAAGGGTCTGGTGGCCCGTATCATCATGATCGGCACCCTGACCGCCCTGCAGTGGTTCATCTACGACTCCGTCAAGGTCTACTTCCgcctgccccgcccccctccccccgagaTGCCCGAGTCCCTGAAGAAGAAGCTGGGCCTCACAGAGTAG
- the ldhba gene encoding L-lactate dehydrogenase B-A chain: MSSVMQKLITPLASGPAELPRNKVTVVGVGQVGMACAISILLRDLADELALVDVMEDRLKGEMMDLQHGSLFLKTSKIVADKDYAVTANSRIVVVTAGVRQQEGESRLNLVQRNVNVFRAIIPQIIKYSPNCTLVVVSNPVDVLTYVTWKLSGLPKNRVIGSGTNLDSARFRYLMAERLGIHSSSFNGWILGEHGDSSVPVWSGANVAGVNLQKLNPDIGTDGDKEHWKQTHKEVVDSAYEVIKLKGYTNWAIGLSVADLTESLVKNMSRIHPVSTMVKDMYGIGEEVFLSLPCVLNSSGVGSVVNMTLNDEEVAQLKKSADTLWGIQKDLKDL; encoded by the exons ATGTCGTCTGTCATGCAGAAACTGATCACCCCCCTGGCCAGTGGGCCTGCCGAACTCCCCAGGAACAAGGTgacggtggtgggggtgggacaAGTTGGCATGGCCTGTGCCATTAGCATCCTCCTCAGG gACCTGGCTGATGAGCTGGCCCTGGTGGATGTGATGGAGGACAGGCTGAAGGGAGAGATGATGGACCTGCAGCATGGCAGCCTCTTCCTCAAGACCTCAAAGATTGTGGCTGACAAAG attACGCAGTGACCGCCAACTCCCGTATTGTGGTGGTGACGGCTGGCGTGCGccagcaggaaggagagagcaggctcAACCTGGTCCAGAGGAACGTTAACGTTTTCAGAGCCATCATCCCTCAGATCATCAAATACAGCCCCAACTGCACCCTCGTGGTCGTCTCCAACCCAG TGGACGTTCTGACCTATGTCACCTGGAAGCTCAGCGGCCTGCCCAAGAACCGCGTCATCGGCAGTGGCACCAACCTGGACTCCGCCCGCTTCCGCTACCTGATGGCTGAGCGCCTGGGCATCCACTCTAGCAGCTTCAACGGCTGGATCCTGGGGGAGCACGGAGACTCCAGCG TGcctgtgtggagcggtgccaaCGTGGCAGGAGTCAACCTGCAGAAGCTCAACCCCGATATCGGCACTGATGGAGACAAGGAGCACTGGAAGCAGACACACAAAGAAGTGGTGGACAG TGCCTACGAGGTGATCAAGCTGAAGGGCTACACCAACTGGGCCATCGGCCTGAGTGTGGCCGACCTGACTGAGAGCCTCGTCAAGAACATGAGCAGGATCCACCCAGTCTCCACCATGGTCAAG GACATGTATGGCATCGGTGAGGAGGTGTTCCTGAGCCTGCCCTGCGTGCTGAACAGCAGCGGCGTGGGCAGCGTGGTCAACATGACCCTGAACGACGAGGAGGTGGCCCAGCTCAAGAAGAGCGCCGACACCCTCTGGGGAATCCAGAAGGATCTGAAAGACCTGTAG
- the slc25a3a gene encoding solute carrier family 25 member 3a isoform X2 produces MYPTVLTQLARANPFSAPLFSLQKVEEPKQSLPANGQNRRLAAAAVAEGDSCEFGSQKYLILCGFGGILSCGTTHTAVVPLDLVKCRMQVDPDKYRSIGNGFSVTLKEDGVRGLAKGWAPTFIGYSMQGLCKFGFYEMFKIFYSDLLGEENTYLWRTSLYLAASASAEFFADIALAPMEACKVRIQTKPGYANNLRQCAPKMFAEEGVWAFYKGVVPLWMRQIPYTMMKFSCFERTVELLYKHAVPKPRSECTKGEQLIVTFVAGYIAGVFCAIVSHPADSVVSVLNKESGSTALGVLKKLGPKGVWKGLVARIIMIGTLTALQWFIYDSVKVYFRLPRPPPPEMPESLKKKLGLTE; encoded by the exons ATGTACCCGACCGTCCTAACGCAGCTTGCCCGGGCCAACCCATTCAGTGCCCCGCTATTCTCCCTGCAAAAAGTAGAGGAACCTAAACAGAGCCTTCCCGCAAATGGACAGAACCGAAGGCTCGCCGCCGCAGCAGTGGCTG AGGGAGACAGTTGTGAGTTCGGCTCCCAGAAGTATTTGATCCTGTGTGGCTTTGGTGGGATTCTAAGCTgtggcacaacacacacagccgttGTGCCCCTTGATCTGGTCAAATGCAGAATGCAG GTCGACCCAGACAAGTACCGAAGCATTGGGAACGGCTTTTCCGTCACGCTGAAAGAGGATGGTGTCAGAGGCTTGGCCAAGGGCTGGGCCCCCACCTTTATCGGCTACTCCATGCAGGGACTCTGCAAGTTTGGCTTCTACGAGATGTTCAAGATCTTCTACAGTGACCTGCTGGGAGAG GAAAACACCTATCTGTGGAGGACGTCTCTGTACCTGGCGGCCTCCGCCAGTGCTGAGTTCTTCGCTGACATAGCCCTGGCTCCCATGGAGGCGTGCAAAGTGCGCATCCAGACCAAGCCCGGCTACGCCAACAACCTCAGACAGTGCGCTCCCAAGATGTTTGCAGAGGAGGGTGTCTGGGC GTTCTACAAGGGTGTGGTTCCCCTGTGGATGAGGCAGATCCCCTACACCATGATGAAGTTCTCCTGCTTTGAGCGCACCGTGGAGCTGCTGTACAAGCACGCCGTGCCCAAGCCCCGCAGCGAGTGCACCAAGGGCGAGCAGCTGATCGTCACATTCGTAGCTGGTTATATTG CTGGTGTGTTCTGTGCCATCGTGTCCCATCCTGCTGACTCTGTGGTGTCTGTCCTGAACAAGGAGAGTGGCAGCACTGCATTAGGGGTGCTCAAGAAGCTCGGGCCCAAAG GAGTGTGGAAGGGTCTGGTGGCCCGTATCATCATGATCGGCACCCTGACCGCCCTGCAGTGGTTCATCTACGACTCCGTCAAGGTCTACTTCCgcctgccccgcccccctccccccgagaTGCCCGAGTCCCTGAAGAAGAAGCTGGGCCTCACAGAGTAG
- the kiss2 gene encoding kisspeptin 2: MGFDRMMILALVLFCGIRQYGSLGVSLNGFGTSEWTDNTGLSLPARVRGSSVGTKRELEGLNLPDDQNLCYLLKEKEDQRQIICQNRLTRSKFNFNPFGLRFGKRNNGYRSQIGITKTRPIKLSILFNIKELGVPT, translated from the exons ATGGGTTTTGACAGAATGATGATTTTGGCATTGGTCCTGTTTTGTGGTATTCGTCAATATGGATCTCTGGGGGTGTCTCTAAATGGCTTTGGAACTTCTGAGTGGACAGATAATACAG GACTCTCGCTGCCTGCCAGGGTTCGAGGGAGCTCTGTGGGGACAAAAAGAGAGCTTGAGGGGCTTAATTTACCTGACGACCAGAATCTTTGTTACCTTTTAAAAGAGAAAGAAGACCAACGACAGATTATCTGCCAGAACCGGCTAACTCGGAGTAAATTTAATTTCAATCCGTTTGGGCTTCGTTTTGGAAAGCGAAACAATGGTTACAGATCCCAAATCGGCATTACAAAAACAAGACCGATCAAACTGTCAATTTTATTTAATATCAAAGAACTGGGCGTACCCACCTGA